One window from the genome of Carcharodon carcharias isolate sCarCar2 chromosome 9, sCarCar2.pri, whole genome shotgun sequence encodes:
- the vma21 gene encoding vacuolar ATPase assembly integral membrane protein vma21: protein MERLDKAVLNAAPIADFRGNDGSLLAVLKTLLFFTFLMITLPIGLYFGTKSYVFEGTLGMSNRDSYFYAAIVAVVAVHIVLALFVYVAWNEGSRQWRDGKQD, encoded by the exons ATGGAGCGTTTGGACAAGGCGGTGTTGAATGCGGCTCCGATCGCCGACTTCAGGGG CAATGATGGCTCATTGTTAGCAGTGCTGAAGACTCTTCTCTTTTTCACATTCCTGATGATCACTCTACCAATTGGGTTGTATTTTGGGACAAAGTCTTATGTGTTTGAAG GCACACTTGGAATGTCAAACAGAGACAGCTACTTCTATGCTGCCATTGTCGCTGTGGTGGCTGTTCATATTGTGCTGGCCTTGTTCGTATATGTGGCGTGGAATGAAGGCTCAAGGCAATGGCGCGATGGCAAACAGGATTAA